In Sparus aurata chromosome 24, fSpaAur1.1, whole genome shotgun sequence, the genomic stretch GTCACTAACGCAGAGGTTCCCTTAGAGTCTGAAGAAGCACATGTTGAGGAAACTGTGAAGGCTGCCCCAGAGGTTCCTCACTCTGTTACCCTGGATGTCTTTGATGGGATTGTTGAGAAAGACAAAACTGTCccagaaacaacagaagaggaggagactgTAGTGAAAGATGACAAGATCCTAGAGATCATTCCTGAAGATGTGGATGTACGTGATTCTGAGGTGATTCAAAAGGTTTCCCCAAAAGGTGAGGAGCCCCCCTCAGAGGCCGTGGCTGAAGAGGTCATCACAGAAGCTACTGCTGTGGTCCTTGCAAAGCCCACAATAATATCTGCTACAGAAGCTGTCACACTGGAAGAATTAGGGCAGGAAGTATCCCTGGAGCCTGCTGCTGAGACAACTGTCAAGGTCATTGTGGACGCTTCTTTGGATATCACCTCAGATGTAGCCTTGACTGATGACATAATAGAGGAACACACTGAGGATTCACAGGAGTCTATCTATGAAATAGTACCGGCAGGGCCTGTATTAGTTGAGGCAGCAGTTCTTGAAGAATCTAAAGGTGAAATACAGAAGCCGCCTGCAGAACATCCTTCAGAGGTTGCTGTAGACGTTGGTCATGATGAAACAAAAGTCAGCACAGGTGCCACTCCAACTGTATTTCTGATAACAGAACCAGATTCAGAAGAAGAGGCTGCAACATTTCTGAGTGTGACTCCAGAACAAGAATCTGTCTTGGACATAGAAGCCGAGGTTCCCTCTCAAGGCTCCATTCTGACTACAACAGACAAGATAACAGTAGAAGTTAGTAAAGATGTTGGTGAGGACAAAGCACCAGAAGACAAACTAAAGGCTGAGGACACTTCTGAGCCGGTTGTAGATGACCAAGACGAAGACTCCTCCCATGTGACTGAGGAGGCACCACCAGATACTACTGAGGGTGAAACGGAGGCAATAGAGGAGGTCACACCCGAGAAGGAAGAAACAGATGtagatgtaaaaataaatgaggtaactgaagctgctgttaaAGTGGAATCTGCTGAGGTAATAACGCCAGAGACAGATATGACAAGTGAGATTGTTGTTgatgaaacagcagcagaagaagatgTCACTGTGGCAGAAGGGGAGATGGTAGAAAaagcagaggaaacagaggaggcAACAGTTCCTGAAGATGGAGTAGAAACTGCGGAACATACCAGAACAGCAGAATTAGAACCAGCTGTGATAGAAACAACAATCAATCAAGAAGAGCCAGTAAAGACAGTTGATGAGATGACTGAAGAAACAGAGGGAACAATTAAGGCCTCAGGAGAAGCAATTTCAGGTGCAGAAGAAAGACCTGAGGCACCTGTAGAACctgtagagaaagagagagcagatcGAACGGAAAATGCAACACCTGCAGAAGAAAGTGTAGAAATAGTAGAGCCTACAGGAGGTTCTTCACAAGAAGCAGAACTAGTACAAGAAACTGCAACAGAATCTGAATCCACAAGTgaatcacaacaacaaacagaactcACGGAAGAACCCTCAGAGAAGTCCACAAACCCCCCAGGAGAACAAGCACAAGAAGTGGAACCTGTAGAAGAAACCACTGAAGATACAGAGCCTACAGTGCAAGAAGTGGAACCCGTAGAAGAAATAGCTGAAGATACGGAACCTACAGGAGCACCAGCACAAGTAGTGGAACCCATAGAAGACATAGCTGAAGATACAGAACCTACAGCACAAGCAGTGGAACCCGTAGAAGAAACCACTGAAGATACAGAACCTACAGCACAAGCAGTGGAACCCATAGAAGACATAGCTGAAGATACAGAACCTACAGCACAAGCAGTGGAACCCGTAGAAGAAACCACTGAAGATACAGAACCTACAGCGCAAGAAGTGGAACTCGTAGAAGGAACCATTGAAGATACAGAACCTACAGCGCAAGAAGTGGAACTCGTAGAAGGAACCATTGAAGATACAGAACCTACAGCGCAAGAAGTGGAACTTGTAGAAGGAACCGTTGAAGATACAGAACCTACAGGAGCACCAGCACAAGTAGTGGAACCCATAGAAGAAACAGCTGAAGATACAGAATCTACAGGATCCCCAGCACAAGAATTGGAACCCATAGAAGAAACCAATGAAGATACTGAACCTACAGTGCAAGAACTTGAACCCGTAGAAGGAACCACTGAAGATACAGAACCTACAGGAGCACCAGCACAAGTAGTGGAACCCATAGAACGAACAGCTGAAGATACAGAATCTACAGGATCCCCAGCACAAGAATTGGAACCCATAGAAGAAACCAATGAAGATACTGAACCTACAGTGCAAGAACTTGAACCCGTAGAAGGAACCACTGAAGATACAGAACCTACAGGAGCACCAGCACAAGAAGTGGAACCCGTAGAAGAAACCACTGAAGATACAGAACCTACAGCGCAAGAAGTGAAACCCGTAGAAGAAACCACTGAAGATACAGAACCTACAGGGCAAGAAGTGAAACCCGTAGAAGAAACCACAGAAGATAAAGAACCTACAGTGCAAGAAGTGGAACCCATAGAAGAAATAGCTAAAGATACAGAACCTACAGGAGAACCAGCACAAGAAGTGAAACCTGTAGAAGAAACCACTGAAGATACAGAACCTACAGGAGAGCCAGCACAAGAAGTGAAACCTGTAGAAGAAACCACTGAAGATACAGAACCTACAGGAGAACCAGCACAAGAAGTGAAACCTGTAGAAGAAACCACTGAAGATACAGAACCTACAAGAGAACCAGCACAAGAAGTGAAACCTGTAGAAGAAACCACTGAAGATGGAGAAcatagaggaggaagtgaaacCTGTAAAAGAAACCACTGAAGATACAGAACCTACAGGAGAGCCAGCACAAGAAGAGAAACCTGTAGAAGAAACCACTGAAGATGGAGAACATAGAGGAGAACCAGCACAAGAAGTGAAACCTGTAGAAGAAACCACTGAAGATACAGAACCTACAGGAGAGCCAGCACAAGAAGTGAAACATGTAGAAGAAACCACTGAAGATACAGAACCTACAGGAGAACCAGCACAAGAAGAGAAACCTGTAGAAGAAACCACTGAAGATACAGAACCTGAGCCAGTACAAGAGGAGATTCCAAAAGAGACAGAACCCACCAGAGAACCAGCTGAAGAACCAGAAGTTGTAAAAGAAGTTGCAGAAGAGACAGAACCTACTGGAGGACCGACACAAGAAACAGAACCTGATCTTACCATAAAGTCTggagatgaaaaacaagaagaaggcGAGGAAGAAGAGGCAGCTTCTGAGGTGGTAACAGTGGAAGGAGTTGTTGTTGCCGAACCAGAAGCAGACGGATCTGAAGCAAAAAttgcagaagaagaagtccCAGAGACTTTTGATGAAACCCCTCCAGAGTCTGATGAAGAGATCACTccagttattgttgttgttccaGAAGACACAGAGAGTTTAGTGCCTGGGACTGAAGTGGAGGAAACTCTTGAACCAGAGGTAATGGTGGAACATCCAGGAGACTCTGAGGTAGAAATACCACAAGAAACCACAAAGAGTCCTACACATATGGTGGAGTCTGGAAGTGAAGCTTCAGACTCCAAATCTTATCATGAAGTTGAGAAAGAAATTGTCCCAGAGGCTCCAGGTGAAACATCTCCTGAAGTTGTGACTGATGCACATCAAGGTCCAACGACAAAAATTGAGGTCACCCAAGAGCCCACTGATGAGCCCGTCCTCGAGGTTTCCCCTGAAGAGGACAGTGTCCAGGTTGTCCAGGCAGAAGTTGAGGGTATCGCCTCAGATGTTACGGCTGAAGGTACAGATGCAATCATGACAGATACTCCTGTAGAAGCCACATCTGAGTCCATTGATGAAATCATCCCAGACACTGTTGTGGAAGTCACTGCAGAGAGTGCCAAAGGCACTGCAGTGGATCAAACTGAGGAACCCACCCCCGGTGCCTCTGTAGATGCCACAACCAAGCAAGCAGTGGAGTACAACAATGGAAACTTCCCTGATCTGACAGAGAGGCCTTTTGATATAGATGACGATATACTTGGAAACAACGGCTTTGGGCTGGAGGATGAGAAGGAGAACTCGGTAAGGAAACAAggtttttgattgattgaaatctttattttgtttttccttacAAACCAACAGAAGAGTAGTGAACATGAAAACAGGCAATTCTAATGTCAAAAGGAGCAGGAAGAAGTGTGAATGTATCTAATCCCAGCCCCTAACTACATAtaaatgcatacatttaaaaaaaggaattaaataaatgaataaacaacgAATACAAAAACCATCATAGAAGGTTCTGCTGATGTCAACTGATGATGATCAGTCAATAATCTACCAAACATACTGAACACGTGTTCCCTGCACAGATCGGTAACGAGATAGATGACACCTTGCTGTGGCCCTCGAGGCCCCTGCAGGACCAGGTGGTGGAGCTGAGCATCAAGCTGAGAGGAGAAACCTACAACGACGGTCTGAGAGACCCGGGCAGCTTCCACTACCAGCAACTGGCCAGACACTTAACTCGCAGGGTGAGATGATCTTTACACTTGTCTGAACATGTTGACCAGGAGAGTTTCCCACGTTAAAGCACGGTAAACGTTGAGGACTGAAGTAAACACACGGAGAATACATCTTCTTTACATGGAGGCCTAGTGGTTGGCACTGTCACCTCACAGAAAGAAAGTCCTAGGTTTGATTCCTGGCTGAGGCAGGacttctgttttgctttttctaAACGATGATTTCATATTTTTGCCCCTAATGTCAAAGCCACTTCATTAGATGTAGTTAACCGACGTAATTTCCTGTAAAGCGGATAAAcctgatggtggtgatggtgatctGATGGTGGCTTACTCATTTTTAAGCATACACTTTGTTGGGTAAGGCTTCAGGCTCCCTCTTCATTTTGTGGAAATATGGATAATTAGCAGATGAGTATCAGCATGTAAACAGTTATTACATCATCTCAGAGGTTAAACTTATGAACTGAAATGTTTTCCCTGACCTCGGTCCGTTAGCATCAGGCAACAGAGCCACAGCTCTGCAGGAGACGATCATCATGTTCTTTTGGAGAAAAAGACTTTGCAGTGAGCTGTGGTCGGTCTATCAGCCAAGTGTTGTGATCGCTGTGGTTCCCGTCCTCCTTTTCTTTACTCCTTTCTGTCATTTCTCCTCTGTTACTCCTCTCTGACGTCCAGGATGCACACTCATTACCAAATTGACTTGCTTGTGGTTTCCTTTAAACTGCAGACTCAGGAGTTGGGCTCTGGTTTAAAGGCCTCGCCTGTTTTTCACGCATTAAGGATTTTCACGCTTTAAAGCTCAGTTTCCTCGGCCCTGCCAGCTTTGGGCTATACAACCCGCCGAGGCAGAAACAGAGCTGGAAAACTTCAGAGAACATACAGAATACGAGCAGTGACTCACTGCGAGTTGGTGGAAAAACACGCCGTGCCAGGAAAGCAGAGAGCGCCGGTGTGTTCCCGTACCGCTGGGAGCTTTTCAGGCTCTGCTCCACTGTTAGTGACGCGGGAAGCCAGTTTATGGTTTGGATATCGGGGTCAGGGTCATTAATGAGGGAATATGAAGTGGATAACAGGGCTAATagaaacagcaggaggaggagtgcaGCCACGGGCCAGTGACAgctgaaaatgttgatttttattaCAAATTCAAGACGTTAGCAGAAAAACTAAATTCATTTAACATAATTCATGTCTGTGTCACAGCAGGCCGGTGGAAgaacacacaaaatgaacatATCCGTCACATGTTTGAATACTAAGAATGTCttgattttagtgttttttattgAGATTAAtcgtctttgttttgttgtgattcATTTCCTTAAAGTCCTCAAGATGTTGTTCTTGTTCTCAGTGATTCAAGTATGAAAGTAgttgcattttctttttgtaaatgaTGATCTGATGTTTTCAGCCGCCTCACTGAATGTCTTTACAGAGAAATGTTTCTTGTTATCCacataaaactgataaaaaaaagttgggCTAATATTTTGAGTCGAGAAAGTTCAACTCTTGAGCTTCTTGAAAAGCTACAAATGATTCAATATTAACGTTAAActgtctttcttctcttttaacTTCCAGATTGAAGACGCCTTCCAGAGGCTGCCAGGCTTCAAGAACGTCTACATCGTGGAATTCAGGTACGCTTTGTTCTGAGTAAAGTTACTTCTTGTTCTGTTTGTCCACACTATTCTTGAACATGTTTGGagatataaaatgaaatattagtGGGAGCCTTCATTTTGGTTGAATTTGATGTATGTTGTGAtgttctctgtctgttttcagGCCGCAGAAGGACCTGGAGCGGTGAGTTTCACAAACCTTTCTCCTGTTTGAGAACGTTTTGGTTCTGGAACTTTTTGTACCTGGTTCCTTTTCCCCCTTTCTGCTTCACAGACAGCACTTTGGCGCTTTGGTTTCGTTGATTTTCATGTTTCTGCTTCAGCTCTTTGTGCTTCTCTTCAACATTTAAAGCATGTTTCAGTCCTGATCTCGCTGAGTTCATCCAGAGAGCTCTGAAACCGTCTGATCAATCCGTTTGGCGACCCGTGACTTTACTGCAGAGAATCAACCATCCCTTTAGTGAGCACGGCCTGATGGGAAAttcagctgttttctgttctggATGAGGCAGAACAAAAAGAACGACATGATTCCTTTTTGAAGGCGTACCGTTCGCTTCAGTAACTTGTTTTAACATTCTTTTTTACAGTGTCGCTCCCTAAAACAGATTTGATCTAAAttcaaatacagaaaaatacagaCGCAAATAAAGATGGAAATATAATGTTGTCACATTATATACATTAATAGATGgcaatatatattattaagaTTAATTGTGGTGTATTTAATGGACTATTTCCTTTTTTGATGAGCCatttgatgatttattgatttagcTTTGACTTTGGCAGTTTCAATGCTGAGTCATCATTTAAGGAAACTTAAGTCTTCTTCTCTGATGTCGGCTTGTTACATGTAAATACTTTCCGGTTTCTTCCCTCCTTCTGAATATCTCTGGGCTGTGGGTGACACACAgacttcaaaacatttaaacgtTTTCAGATATTTTATCGACCAAACAATGAGTAATTAAAATAACAGTGAAAACAAGCCCAGCTGCAGCCATGCTGCCTTCAGCTTGTTGGTTTCAGAGAGTCTGGAGTGTGAACGAGTCTGTGAGGGATTTCCTCGTGTCCTCACGCAGCGTCTCCTCTCTTAAAGCCCCTTTCACCTGGCTGTCaagctctgctgctcctctgctctAATTTCCACTTAATGTCCTTAACAATAGTCACCAGCTCTTAAGTGGGATGAGTCGCTCGCTGCTCGCTGGCCACCTGCAGCTGCCGCAGGATTACCGTTAAAGGTTTACGGCAGGCTCAGTGAGCTCCCCCTCCGTCCAGGAACCCCCTGTAACAGTCTGACCGCACCGATAACTTCACTCTGTGATCTCAGAGAGGCTCTTAAACTCACCTGAACTCTGCTGAGCTGCAGGATGAAACCTGGAGTGTCAAGCTGAAAGACGATCCGGTTGTAAAATCCTCAGGTTCTGGTTTTTCTCAAACGCTAAGAAAAAGTGAAGAGTGAAGGATTGAGGTCAGAAAGATGAAGTGACAGACAAGATGAACAGATGTCAGTCAGGTGTTTGTAGATGAACACAGGTTGAAATTGTCATTCAAAGGTCCTGACCTCAGTGAAAAACAGACTTAATAGGTGTACATAAAAATAGGAAACTTTGAGGTCAACACAGATGAAATATCTATCTCTGAAACAAATCCATTGAATTTGATATTACAGCCAGTGAATAGAACgaaaaatgtgatatttccAATAAAATAATGACGCATTGTTTAGAAAAATACCCGACAGTCACACTCGAGTAAAAATAGAGACTctttgttaaaatgttgaagTGAAAGTCAAACATATCAATAGTAACCAAGTAAAAGTCTGATCTGATAGAAAAAGTGCATGAATATCAAAAGTAAACTCTACATAcgtttggctctgatgcaacatttaTATGTATAATGTGTGGAAGTATAAAGAAGCTGAAAAAGAACTTTGAAACTGTAGTTGGTAACAGAATGAACATGGAAAACGTTTCCTCAACACCTCTGAAATTTggtaaaagaaataataaaggcagaaacatgGCTGACTAAAGGAATGGATGGTTGAAACTTTTTACTAATTCATgtatttcacatttaatttacagTATGGTCTGAGTGAGTTGTTAATGTTTGGTGCCatgtcttcataaaaatatgaaaacatcatCTGAGTATGGTGTCATTCTGCCTTATACGGGTTATAAACAGATTTAATGACTCTTGAAAAATGCATcttgaacaaaaataaatccttcttcttcttttcttcttcttcttcttcttcttcttcttctctcagggGCTTGGTGGTCCTGGCACACTACGCCATCACTCTGGAGGTCGACAGCAGCGGCATCACCAATGACACGCTGGACTTCATCTCTCTGCAGAACAACCTGGTGGAGAAGAATTACCCTGGAGCCGCTGAGCAACCCACCGTCGTTTACACCATCACTGACTTCCGCAACTACATCACTGAGGCTCTGCACAAAGACAATTTCATGACCAACAGCAGACTGGAGACGCAGCCCGACTCCCTGCAGCTGGAGAACGGTACAAATGTCCaggtttcattttgtttggtttgattgaatataaaatatctgaaaacaaaaaaatatttgatggtgatattattattatttgatggTTAGTTAAGAtattttgtgatgtttgtggtttCCTGATAACTCCAAATCAGCTAACCCGTCAGTTCTTTTCACCCTGAGCTGAGTCTCCAGGTACGGAAGCCGACAACGGCCatggatttttcttctttttatggACTGTTATCTCGTGATTCCTGTACTatcaaatgaattaataaacatttaattatgtTTCACATTACattgctaagctaacgttagcctacaTTTACGTTATCTTAGCTGAAGCAGCCAGATAGATAGGAGTTTATCAGCCTCTCGCCTGCTAACCGGTAGCCCCTAAACAAACCCAGTCAAGTAAACAAACTAACGTAAAGTGTAACTTACTGGCAGGCTACAGCTACAGCCAGTGGCTACCAAAGCCGTTCGTGGCAGCTCTTGTAGGTTGAAATCAAGACGAACACATTATTAAttcgttatcacgagaaaacaacCTTTGTTATATCGAGATAACGACATAATCATTCGTTATCGCgagataaaaaagaagaatagcataaaaaagaagagaaatccATGGCCGTTCTCGGCCTCCGTATCCAGGGCCTTGAACGTTTACCAGCTCAAATATTCTGAGTTaagatgtgatgatgatgtaaaAGCTCTAGTGATGCTGAGATTTGGAAAGTGAAACCTCAGGAAATCTCCTCACAATTAACCAATACATCAACCATTGAATGACAACAGATGTCAATGATTATTCTAAAAGATTTGACTCTCTTCTGCAGTGGAGAACTTGTTACCTGCTGTGAAACCTACGAGCCGACCGGCAGACACCTTCGACAACATGGTGAGTTCAACTGAATGAGAAGAAAAGACTAAATATTACTTTTGTTGTTAGAAACAGAAGAGACGTCTGTTGACTCTTTCAGGACAACGTCCTGGCTGCAGAGAAGCCTCCCGATGCTCCGAGCCACGAGGCTGACAGCACTGACGTCTTCCTGAAGAAagatgacttcctgtttgaccCCTTCGACCAGTGGAAAGGTCCTCAGGGCGCAGTGGTGAGCGAGAACGACGTCTTCATGTTTGATGAGAGcacagctcctccacctgctgctgagtTCCCAGAGAAGACGGTCGACCTGGAGCAAGTGGCACCAGAGAGTGAGTAAATGTTCAATGACTGTGTTTACTATTATCAGATCATTATACGGTCTCATCGTGTAAGTTGGCAGATTTGTAGTTCCTTTGGTTGCAACACAAATCGAAGCTCCAGCACTAATTCATCAGTGACCGATGCCcaaaaataaaacccaaaaATTTAATTTTAAGGCAGTTTACGAGTGTTATTAATGCTCAGACAGGTTGTGTTTATCCGGCTGAAATTAGGGGTAAGAACTTTGTAAAGTTGAGAGTTTGGTGATTCTGAAGACTTCTTGAGTACCTTACACAAACTTTGACAGGACTTGAAACCAGAAGTTTTTTTGGTGGAATAATTCTAATTCAGTTGACCTACCAGCTTTTTGGAGACCTCCGAAAAGGATGTGGGATTAAATGACAACAGTTCCTGAGAACACAAGAACAGATCTATATCTCCATGCCAACTCAAAAGTTACTGTTTCAACTTTGATCAAACTCAACACTTTACagtttgaaaaacaacaacaagtaaCCATCAAGTCTTTTTGCTCTGATCTCACTGAACTTTATCCAAGTGTGAACCTCATTCAGA encodes the following:
- the LOC115576597 gene encoding uncharacterized protein LOC115576597 isoform X1, translating into MTRKCGKLELWALWALWALAALLLSGYMCKETVGTGGLSVDQEEGGELVGESSLDSVQLLYRRHAALTRRKRNVLFPSGVKLCAQETFDEAVTNHLSYFHLRVCQETVWEAFKIFWDRLPEREEYQDWVGRCMDDSVSVKDIGSFFSKSEEHSSLIQSRVAMAATMNSVPTTSGPPPCSSETSTVQTGESATLQGGGVVIIGSETIAMDQDDLPPGFEVTAWTPPFSATVGSVHEGATPSPEIPVGPPEPATSGYTGGGITSESPLLVVTNAEVPLESEEAHVEETVKAAPEVPHSVTLDVFDGIVEKDKTVPETTEEEETVVKDDKILEIIPEDVDVRDSEVIQKVSPKGEEPPSEAVAEEVITEATAVVLAKPTIISATEAVTLEELGQEVSLEPAAETTVKVIVDASLDITSDVALTDDIIEEHTEDSQESIYEIVPAGPVLVEAAVLEESKGEIQKPPAEHPSEVAVDVGHDETKVSTGATPTVFLITEPDSEEEAATFLSVTPEQESVLDIEAEVPSQGSILTTTDKITVEVSKDVGEDKAPEDKLKAEDTSEPVVDDQDEDSSHVTEEAPPDTTEGETEAIEEVTPEKEETDVDVKINEVTEAAVKVESAEVITPETDMTSEIVVDETAAEEDVTVAEGEMVEKAEETEEATVPEDGVETAEHTRTAELEPAVIETTINQEEPVKTVDEMTEETEGTIKASGEAISGAEERPEAPVEPVEKERADRTENATPAEESVEIVEPTGGSSQEAELVQETATESESTSESQQQTELTEEPSEKSTNPPGEQAQEVEPVEETTEDTEPTVQEVEPVEEIAEDTEPTGAPAQVVEPIEDIAEDTEPTAQAVEPVEETTEDTEPTAQAVEPIEDIAEDTEPTAQAVEPVEETTEDTEPTAQEVELVEGTIEDTEPTAQEVELVEGTIEDTEPTAQEVELVEGTVEDTEPTGAPAQVVEPIEETAEDTESTGSPAQELEPIEETNEDTEPTVQELEPVEGTTEDTEPTGAPAQVVEPIERTAEDTESTGSPAQELEPIEETNEDTEPTVQELEPVEGTTEDTEPTGAPAQEVEPVEETTEDTEPTAQEVKPVEETTEDTEPTGQEVKPVEETTEDKEPTVQEVEPIEEIAKDTEPTGEPAQEVKPVEETTEDTEPTGEPAQEVKPVEETTEDTEPTGEPAQEVKPVEETTEDTEPTREPAQEVKPVEETTEDGEHRGEPAQEVKPVEETTEDTEPTGEPAQEVKHVEETTEDTEPTGEPAQEEKPVEETTEDTEPEPVQEEIPKETEPTREPAEEPEVVKEVAEETEPTGGPTQETEPDLTIKSGDEKQEEGEEEEAASEVVTVEGVVVAEPEADGSEAKIAEEEVPETFDETPPESDEEITPVIVVVPEDTESLVPGTEVEETLEPEVMVEHPGDSEVEIPQETTKSPTHMVESGSEASDSKSYHEVEKEIVPEAPGETSPEVVTDAHQGPTTKIEVTQEPTDEPVLEVSPEEDSVQVVQAEVEGIASDVTAEGTDAIMTDTPVEATSESIDEIIPDTVVEVTAESAKGTAVDQTEEPTPGASVDATTKQAVEYNNGNFPDLTERPFDIDDDILGNNGFGLEDEKENSIGNEIDDTLLWPSRPLQDQVVELSIKLRGETYNDGLRDPGSFHYQQLARHLTRRIEDAFQRLPGFKNVYIVEFRPQKDLERGLVVLAHYAITLEVDSSGITNDTLDFISLQNNLVEKNYPGAAEQPTVVYTITDFRNYITEALHKDNFMTNSRLETQPDSLQLENVENLLPAVKPTSRPADTFDNMDNVLAAEKPPDAPSHEADSTDVFLKKDDFLFDPFDQWKGPQGAVVSENDVFMFDESTAPPPAAEFPEKTVDLEQVAPENKGNIEDEGFLLSNAAAEKDDSPRGDYAVTPAGSSAAALPPPVKPQTGSEVKLDEGSGSGFSGYGQGADLWSRQPATSDGTDFYEEGDGSMEVLPPPDLEETEDENEDEDAFGVETATSEKDLIAMEIEFTSAPPLRTTTVPAVEESVADRSIEELFLDLVLVTPHISTDPRYSTTTEAPVFSPKGTLTVELSVQTVEASGIYDDYSLTGPHTNAVPVTDSPVPEAWTREVPVFAGPTDSAVKIQETTEEVITEAEIKLPVLTVQSQSEEDVPEKVEIKITVAPEVPEVPEVPDTDASSTEKEPDLVEVQAVTVKQSSFDTITEEPSELEVITEKQKLLLPETEDHNDIEVLEEQHIGATDPVITTAPVAGIKEEDLVVDEVLVVTTTTVAPVLTSSVSLDHSSSIVLSPEKDSPFTRVSDSAPEDEEPVHHEHSNHEDIDEVPMINPTSDVPSVVVVNKTEGAQADAEEGLKRDEDFGTTLTNSSEKELGSDPIQTATSSLTEVKNNAPLTEIQPYEHIFSDVPNIDVSFDVFQYGGMPTEGDSSGFSSGAQGSDLDALTSPTRPGRALTVFFSLRVTNMAFSMDLFNKSSPEYKALEQRFLQLLVPYLQSNLNNFKNLEILNFRNGSIVVNSRMRFGKPVPTGVTNSVYLILEDFANTAYQTMNLAIDKYSLDVESGDRADPCKFQACNEFSRCMVNRWSGEAECVCDAGYLSVDGLPCQSVCEVQTEFCFNDGKCDIIPGQGAICRCRVGENWWYRGEHCEEYVSEPLVVGIAIASVAGFLMVAAGIIFFLARSLREQYDGEDTEDPLRRGESVPTLERATKFNPMFESDPVTAQYYRRYDDNMPQYPHRMDPDVTLYSSSLSADGSKELGSDEIQHIYQNTSLSREEIQERLRIIELCARDQHFADFVRQTQVFLERRGSSTT